tttactgaTTTGTGATTTCactaatttaacttatttttaaattattatatatttcttaaatagtatcaaacatttatcacattctatattacatataaaaacaaaaaaccaaatgaGTATAATATATTTGACCGAACTTCAAACTAgtcaacttttatatataaatcggattaaattgtaaaattgaattataatatagACTAATATACAattagccaaaagacttattcccatctaaggcatagtgaaatctcaaactcccacattccaatttttaaaaacctaaacacctacctataatttaaaaaactaataatttttccttaaaattaagttaaagtgaagggtaaaatcgttatttaataataatattaaaaatttatatcattttacccccttaatttgaaaaactaacaatttctttcaaaattaagttttaaaaagtaacattccaCACGCCCCTCCCCTTTTCTATTTGGAATAGGGAACAATGCTGCAAGAGCTTTCCATTTGTGTGTTGTGGTAAATCTTTGTGGAAAAACCTGAACTAAATGCTTCTACGGATTAGTAAATATCTAAAGAACAAGTCGCACTTCAACCACAGGGTATAACCGTGATATCACGCAAGACAAGTAAAAGTCTTTGTCGTTGATGCAAAAATCCAAAGACGAAGActtgatgaaaattatttaagcaaataaaatcttttcaaacttatataattatttaaggaataaacaaaatccaacaaaaaataatttattgttttgtttttgaaggtaaagaatttttaaattgaaagtttgaaatttattttttatttggactCAACAAAAAAAGTTTGTCAAcggtgataaaaaataatttctttgtattttgataaaatattattgagttgaaaagaatttaaatgaacggaatatatttaaaaaaataacgtAAATTTTAGGATAGATATGATGCACACGTTTTTATGtgatattatacaaattttgttaCTCTAAcgagaaaatttgaaagtttaattttttaattgaaaaataaagtatAATTAACCAAGAATTATCTATGTCAgataaaaattatcttggtTATCATCTATgggtaaaaataaataaatctatgttattaattttcaaCAATACTCGAGATTAAATATGCTTTTAtatgtgataaaatataatttagttcctttaataaataaattaaaaagtttcatcatttaaaagaggaaaaaaatcatttttttcacgggagaaaaatgataatttagtaTCATTATCTcacaaacaatattattaaaactgGATCGATGATTTAATCgattatattattagtttatgaTTCTATCAATTTAACtaattcttaaattattatatattttttgaataatatcaaatatttatcatattataatacttattatgtatattaaaaaaaaaactaaatgagTATAATAAATTCGATCGaattttaaatcaatcaatttatatatatataaatataatacctTCCAGGAAACGGAAGAAGGCGTGAGTTCTGATCTGAACCATGAATATTTGGGGTCCCAAGGGAAAGAGGGGCAAGTGAAGAGATATTATGCTTGTCAGCTTGCCACAATGGGACACCAGCATGTTGCCCATCGACAGGGACTGCGGAAGAACAAAAGACGTGTAATCGAAGGTAGACCTGATCCACCGTGTTATAAGGTCAAGCTCGATTCCTGCTAATTCGAAATGTTGGGTCTCCATCTTTCAAACTTAAACCCggtttaaattaaactttacaAATTTGTGTgataaattaacttaaaattattaatagtcttaatttttttattttaattttttcaaccaattattttaatttactattaattaCGTACCTAACTTTTAATACACATTAAATAATCTTTCTTACCAAATCATATTTTCACTccaaaataagttaaaaataatatgattaattacgATTATAAAGATAGGGTTTTATATAATTCGTAAGGATTTTAACTATTGTAGATATTATTAttccatatttttgtaatttatttttaataaattctactaaaataataattttctatatattCAAGCTAGTTTAGGttagtttaaattattgttatgtcaaatataatgttatctaattttattttaaattgtatcggactaatttaaaataaattttatgtaaaaaaatatttaatcttaacTTGATATTTTTGTATTGACTTGGtaacaaatcaaattgaagGATGTCTTCGGCCTTTGGTTATTTGTAGagagatattttctcttgggccaaatgactatttctcactcaaggtttaattcaaacccaaacttttactaactataaaaaatttaagctattacccataaattattaaaattaacataaaaagttaattataaagataaaatcgtcatttaactaataatatattaaaaacaataaaatatatatattttctcttaggtttaaaaaactaacaattttttctcctataattaaactttaaaattttatattttcccctcttggggtttctctctctcttttctggTGTTGAAACAGATGGCTTTGCTCTCTTTCATCTTTTTCGACGCATCTCTGATGTGTTCTCCCTCACAATGAATTATCTTCGTCTAGTGATGAAAAAGATTCAAATGAAGACGAGTCATTATGGGAGTGAACACATCAGAAAAAGGGAGGGAGAGTGAAACTGTCAGTTCCAACTCTGAAAAAGGAGAGGGAGAAAAACCTTAAACTCTAGGAGGgaaatataagatttgaaagtttaatcatatgagaaaattgttaattttctaaacctAGAAGGGACATAGAtagtgttttattatttttaatatattactagttaaataacaattttatctttgaaattaattatttctgttaattttaacagtttatatgtaaaagtttaaatttttgatagttaacaaATGAAAGATTGAGTTTGCatcaaacttgggtgggaatatggcTTTCGGCTTTTCTCTTGTGATTAGAGATGCCAAATGGGTCGACTCGGGTTGTGGCTTGACTCGAAGCCCAAAATTTTAGCCTAGTCTACTATTATAGTGGGTTGTGTTATAGGTATAGCCTTCGActgtacataatattattaaaatatatatatataagaaattatttttttaaattaacagtcctaatcaactttttatatataagaccGAACCATGAGTTTTATGTGTTTTGTGGGTCGGTCTGACTGAAAAATCCGTAACCATGCAAGTGTTAAACCCAATCCTAGTAGACCGCATCAAAGCCGGCCTAGCCCACTTCCGCCTGTCATTGTGATTGgcaattaaaaaaggaaatttttgtAGAAAATTTAGCTCTTGCAGTCCAGtctaaattaattatcttatacATGAACGCTACAAGGACAGAGAAACTGCATCAAACATACACGCAAGTCTACTAATAATTTATTCTGAATCTACGGGGAAAATTAAAAACTAGGAAAATGTAAGCTATATTTTGCGACAAGAACGCAGAGGGCGGCGGTCATATCCAACTGATCATCTTCCTTGTGGGTTCATGATCTCAGAGAAGAAACCTCCAGAAACTTCTCTACTACCAGCAATGAAGCTCTGTTCATCACTGGTTGTTAGTGTCACCGTACTAACGCTCTTCGATTCCAACACATGTTCGCCAATGCTACTGAACAAACTCCTGCTCTCAATATCCCATTCATCGGCAACCTCGCCCTTTGTGATATCTTCTTCACCACCCTTGAACTTCTCCTGCTTCTCTGCCGTCTCCTGTAATTGCAATGCAAACTCGAGCCCCCACACCACGTCGCTCATCGAAGGCCGTCTTGTGCCATTATCCTCCAAGCAACTCATCGCCACCTCGGCGAACTTCTTCAAGCACTCCGGCGTAATCTGACCCTTCAAAACCGGGTCGATAATCTCATACACCGTCTCACTGCGGTAACATTGTCGCGCCCAAGCGGCTAAACTCACTTGGTTCTTCTCCACGGCTCGAAGTATCGGCGCCCTGGCACACAGTACTTCGAACAAAACGACGCCGAATGAGTACACGTCAGATTTCTCTGTCAAATGCTGAAGTCTGTAATACTCTGGATCTAAATACCCGATACTACCCTTCACCACTGTGCTGACGTGTGTTTTTGACGTGGTCGTTGGTCCGAATCTTGACAAACCAAAATCAGAAACCTTGGCCACCCATTTCTCGTCCAACAAGATATTTGTCGTCTTCACATCACGGTGAATGATAACGTGCTTCGCGCCTGTGTGAAGATAATGAAGCCCACGAGCCGCGCCGATACAGATCTCGAGGCGCTGCTTCCAGGGAAGAGGAGGATTATCGGTGTTGTAGAGATGATCACGGAGGGTCCCACGAGACATGTAATCATAGACGAGGATCATCTCACCGTGATCGTTGCAGTAGCCGATAAGAGACACCAAGTGAAGGTGGCGAAGCCGGGAGAGTAATTCGATCTCTGTGTTGAATTCTAGGGCGCCCTGTTGTGACCCTGGCGTCAGCCGTTTGATCGCAACGGGAGTGGATGCATCATTGATGTAACCCTTGTACACGTTACCAAATCCTCCAACGCCAATGATAAATGCCTCATCGAAGTTGTTAGTGGCGGCTTTGATCTCAACAAGTGAAAAGTGAGTGCAAAGATCCGACGGTAGAGATAAGCCGCGGGACTTTGTTGACTTGGTCGTTGAAGCAGAAAATGGGATCCAGAACGAAGTCCCCACAGTGCTGGAGGCCCAATCCTTTACATGCCTTGATCGCCGGAATATTAACAGGAGTAAAAGGGAAAGTACAACAAAGCCGGATGCCACACCGGCAACGACGGCTATTATCGTTGTAGTTTTATTCTTTCCTCTTGCTGATTCCGGGTTTGTCTTCGGAACCGAAGCTGGAGGGATCCAGTCAGGATTAGGTCCGGCGAGATTTTTGTTCATATCGACTTTGAAGATTTCAAGGCCATTCAAGATGGCGTCTGAGTAATTGGTCATCCATCTGGGCGCTGGGTGCAGTGCGATCGAGAGTTTCTGCTTCTTTTCATCTCCTCTGGGTGCCATCAAAACAGCATACTGTGTATATATGGGAATTCCTTTTCCGCCACTCCATTCAAATATGTCCACCTGAGTCTCAGCAGTTTGATTAGCTATGTAAATCATAAAAGTTCTTCTAGAAACCTCAGTTATCTCTATCTGAAACTCGCAAAAGTGAAGCCTAACAAAATATGTAAACCCGGCATCAACCGGAAATTCCCAAGTAAGATTATAATTCTCGTTAATAGTCCTGTTCTGCCCCATTGACATGGCCGTTTGATAGACTGTAACTGGAGCAGTGTAATTAGGTGTCTCGTGGTCGTCGAACCTGATGTTAATAGTATTGTTGACGAGTTTAACCCCTGGCTTGGCTTCTGTCAAGTAGCGATCGCCCTCCTCAATCCAGTTTCGATACATGCCAGTGTCTTCTGCCGGCGAGATATGTTTTCCCCCGACGTTTATTCTGTATATGGTCTCCAGGGCATTGCTGGTATCAATACTAAACGGATTCACCTGACCAAGAAATTTGAATGGCCGGTTTATTATCCCTTGTGGCTCTGTGTAATAAAGATTAGAGGGCATGGATACTATCTCAATCCCGTTGATAAAAGCATATGCTTTTTTGTAGTCGGGACTGGGGGTGAAGGTTATGTTTAACCCATCTTCTTCGACGTTAACGCAGTATTCTTTTGAAACAGTTTCTTGGCTGCCAGGATCAGCAGCAGCTGCTGTCAGTGAAGCACTGAAGTTTTTCAGAAGGGTGAAAGAATTGGCTTGAACAGAGAAGAAAGCTTTGGAGACATCAAAGTGCGGATACGTAGTTGGAAAGAAATACAAGCGGATGAACTTTGGACCGGGAGTGATGTTGAATATGTAGGTGAACGGCGAAGAAGAGAATCGGGCTTTCAAATAGAATTTCTCTGAACTTGTTGTGGGTTGTTGAGGTGAGCGAGAGGCATTCGACAAGCTGTTTTGGGCCTGGAGCGAGAAGTACTGAGAGTTGACATCTCCGACCAAGTTTCGGCCATCTTCCGAAACGTCCTTGTCAGAGGAGCCACAAGCGAGAATTATGTTCTCTACCGGTTTGTATGCAAACGGTGAGTCACCGGCCACGGCGGAGACAAGGAGGTGgatgaagaaggagaagaaaagtaGCGCAAGAGTGGATCGGATTTTGGAATAGAGAAGAGTGCTGCAAGTGTTTTCCATTTGTGTGTGGTGAAAAAATCTGAAGCAAAAGCTTCCGCCGGATTAGTAAATATCCAAAGAACAAGTCGCGCTGCCAGCACAGAGAATAACCGTGATATCACATAAGACACGTAAAAGTCTTGCCGTTGACTCAAAAACCCAAAGACGAAGActtgatgaaaattatttaagtttgtataattatttaagtttgtaaaattatttaaggAGGAATAagcaaaatcaattaaaaccggatcatttaaaatcaattttttcacTAGAGAAAAAATGATGCTTTAGTACCATGACCTCACAAACAATAcgattattttactaatttgtgatttaactaatttaatttatttttaaattattatatattttttaaatagtatcaaatatttatcacattctctattacatataaaaaaaatcaaatgggtataataaatttgatcGAATTTCAAACTagttaacttttatatataaattgaattgaattgtgaAATTGAATTAGAATATAGACTAATCTACGATtagtcaaaagacttattctcacttaGGGTATggtgaaatttcaaactttcactttttaatttttaaaaatctaaatactcacccatgatttaaaaaactaataatttttccctaaaattaagttagagtgaagggtaaaatcgttatttaataataatatttaaagtttatatcattttatccccttaatttgaaaaactaacaattttttttttaaattaagttttgaaaagtaacatcccccccccccccccccccccccccccttttcTATCTATTTGAAATAGAGAAGAGTGCTGCAAGAGCTTTCCATTTGTGTGTTGTGGAAAAATCTGAACCAAAAGCTTTTACGGATTAGTAAATATCCAAAGAACAAGTCGCACTTCAACCACAGAGTATAACTGTGATATCACGCAAGACAAGTAAAAGTCTTTGTCATTGACACAAAAATCCAAAGACGGAGacttgataaaaattatttaagcaaataaaatctttttaagcttatataattatttaagtaataaacaaaatccaaccaaaaataatttattattttgttttagaaagtaaagaatttttaaattgaaagttcgaaatttattttttatttggactCAACACAAAAGTTTATCAACaacgataaaaaataatttttgtattttaataaaatattattgagttgaaaagaatttaaataaatgaaatatatttaaaataaataacgtAAATTGTAGGATAGATATAATGCACACGTTTTTATGTGATATTATACAAGTTTTGTTACTCTATGGAGAAAATTtggaagtttaattttttaattaaaaaataaagtataattagccaaaaattatctatttcacataaaaattatcttagttATTATctatggaaaaaaataaataaatctacgTTATTAATTTTCAACAACACTCGAGATTAAATCCGCTTTTATATgtgataaaatatgatttagttcctttaataaataaataaaaaagttccaccacatataaaaagaaaaaaaatcaattagtaTCATTACCTCAcgaacaatattattaaaaccggatcaataattaaattgattgtgATTTAACCgacttaatttattttcaaaatattatatatttcttaaatagcatcaaatatttatcatatttggatgctctattatatataaaaaagaaaacaaatgggTATAACAATTTCGATCGAATTTCAAATcagttaatttttatatgtaagtCGGATTAGATTATGAAATTGAACTagaatatatactaatttataatttaatcgaTTAAACTGTTTAATctgatccgattttaaaaaatgtgtcaCTGATCATATATCACCATCACCTTTTACATTGTGTTACATATGAGAACGATAAATATAACCATTTTCTGTTGGCCATCGGGCCCTATACGGCATGGCAACTACGTACATACCAAAAGTTTTATCACAAATACGTATCTTTTCAGTTTTACCCTTAGTGTACGTTTCTAGTCCATTCATTTCTTGataaaaatcaagtaaaacCAATAAACTTATTACACGtgtcaatttaatttaataaatactttattttttttaaaaaaatttttgaactttATTTTTCCCTCTCACACTCTATAAAGCCACGCTTGATCTGCTCAACAAGAACTTCAGGAGGAAGACAAACATGGCGAAGAATGTGATGGCTGCGGCGGGTCTCTGTTTAGCGCTCCTAGTTGTGATGCTCTTCAACGCAAATCAGTCTGCAGCCAGTGTTTGGCCGACGTTCATCAACACCAGGACCTTCCAGTACTGTAATGGCTCCACGCGAGATTGCCCCATGGCGGAAGACGACGACGGTGTGTTCTTGGCTGACCAGAAGATCGAGTCGAGTTTTCAAATAGAAACGTGTTTTCTACCAGTTCGGTCTGCAGTGGATTGCGGGAGAGGAAGAAGCTACACGTCGTGCCTGCCTGATCCACAGAGTTCTAAAATTCGTGAACGTTGTAGTAGAGGAACCTACGTCAACAGGAACCGTGGATGCGCCTAGCTTGTGTTTCGCTAGATCCTTAACCCTAAACCCGAACTCACAATTTCGCTAATTAAGTTTATCGAAGTTTTAATGTCTTATATAGCGTCTAATCTGTCTCTCATTGTTCATATTTGCGTGTTTGCTCTAGCATTAGCCATGAGTACAGGAGGACTCAGGAGCCATGCATGTAATATAGCTAATAAAGATGCTACCTCTTTCTAATAAGTTCATCAACGACCGTAGCCATGTTATTTGTAACTCGTTTTACGTATCCAATCAAGTATTCAGATAtatgatcaaatattattttatcctgattcaaaattaattaattatataataatatataatttatatatttaattaaatattcaaaactgagtatacatagttttatagtataatttttattaaatactaCAACACAACTAGTTTTACGTATTTAATCGAGTATTTGGATATGTAATTAGATGTTGTTTTATTCtgattcaaaatcaatcaattatatgacAATGTATCATttctatatttaattgaatatttaaaactaagtgtatataattttattatataatttttgttaaatactaCAACACAActagttttgaatatctaatcaGGTATTTAGATATATGATCGGGTGTAACTTTATCctgattcaaaattaattaattatatgataatatatcatttgtatatttaatagaATACTTAAAACTgagtgtatatagttttatggtataattttttgttaattattacaACACATGCATAGAAGATTGGTAGTACAAATTCAATTACTGCAACCACACCAACCTCCATGGAGGCTTTAATATCTCTTGCCAGTGCACTTATAAGTCTCACGTGCACACGATTCTACTATAAGTAGTTTCTTTGGACTAGTGTAAATGGAAACAAGTGTATCTTATGAATTATGTTAATTACTCAAAACTCttcttttgattaaatttatggATATAACATTTAAAGAGATGATcaataattagtaaataaatattGGTCAAAGGACTAGTTTCCacaaaaaattagtgttttctcaagtttttccattggttaactttaaaaaactcaaatatttatccattttcttctctagatttgaaaatttaacaatttaccCTTttaaaggtttgaaaagtgatgaATTCCCCATagggtttggaattttttttaggTGTTTCTCGGGTGAATGGAGTTGGCTTTCACCACCCATATTTCGTCAGTGaccaaagaagaaggaagggtgACTACTTTTCGATTTGTCTGACATTTGAAGGGCGACATATCTCAGCTACGAGTTGAAAATCCGTTGAGCCATTCATCTACCCAACATCGTCTGAGCATCTCTCATCATCATCTTAGCATCGTTGAACATCTCTCATCGTTGTCGTGGCTAAATTGAGCGTTGTGGCTAAGATCGACAAATCATGCGACACCCCCTTTGGAGCCTCCAACGAAGATAAAAGTGGTTACCCTTCCTTTTTCAACCACCAATAGAAGATGGGTGAGGAAGGCCAGCTTTAGTTGTCGGAGAAGCACCTACAAAATGTTCCAAACCTTAGAGGgaaatttgtcactttttaaaccttgggtgagaggGAGgaatgttagatttttaaatatacgggaaaaatgtgataaatttttagattttttaaatatttttgttaaataacaattttaccgtTGATTgtaactataaaaattaatagatggaTGAATATAGGTGGATTCGAGTCAGGCCGAGCCCGAACACCCCTTGGCTAGAGTTTGAATTGGACTAAAATGATCTGACTCAAACTTAGCTCGAGTTCATTGAGCCAAAATTAGATCCGACTCGAGTTCAGCTCAGATAAAAAATAGCTCAGCTCGTCTTAATTCTAGTTTGGCTCAATTTCGTAGCTCTAATTAATTGTTCGAATTTGTagctcaatttgatttgaattaatagttcaaattgACTGTTCGAATGTATGGCTCGAGTTTGgggtttattaacaaaataatgtcgttttactcaaataatattcaaaatttctgaTTCAAGTCATGGACTAGAGCTGAACCGAGCCGTGTTTTCAAACTGCCTATTCGAACTATTGAATTAGAGTTGATTTAAGCCATAAATTCGAGCTGAATCAAGCCATGAATTCGAACTACTAATTCAAGCCATGAATTCAAGCTGAACAGAGTTGAACAACCCTTGGCTTGAGTTTGGttcgaattaaaaaatgagtcaaatcttCTGGTTCTTGTTTTGCTCGAATTTTAATCAAACGAATTTGAACCGAGTTAAATCGAGCTGAATCAATTTTCGAGATCGAGCCGAATCAATTTTCAAGATCGAGCCGATTCAGATCATATCCAGGCCtataagtgagtatttgagttttttaaagctaatagataaaaatttggaaaaacactaatcttgggtgggaataagtcctttggccaatagaTGTTGTATAACTTGTAAgtcaagatgagatataaatgAAGTATAATCTCATTATAAGCAGTAATTAAAAAACATGAGTTATTATCTGCTATCACTCATGCAATCTTTCAacattatataaatgttttttattgtcATAAAACCACTTCTCACAGTCCCAACAATTGCAACCAAAAGACAATCAATATTCTACAATATCGAGATCATATGACActcatcaaattatatgatttcagacttaatttatttgtttaattagaCATGCAATCTTAACCTCTACTAATATAAATTCAAGATAGTGAAAATACCAAAGGGAGAACACTTCTAGCATTATATATACACTTGCATTATAATATCGTAATATGACTATTTCCTTATAAGCAATCACCTAATATTACCATTGTAGATGAAAACTATTGATTTACTTACCGAATCACAGTAAAAATTTTGTTGTCTCTTCATCTTTTTGTGTTTCTTTATCGTTTTGTatcatgtatcatatgatattaaTAACTTTGCTCTAACCCCATAAATAAATTCACCATTAAGTTAGTTTAAGACATCTTCTCTGTCGAATCCTCATCTCAAAGAATGATATATTGTTTCTCATATATAACCTTTTTTCAATTCCTACCCTATTGATGTGGGTTATTCTCTAATTTTTCCTATGAGGGAAAAATTCATGATCAGTAACAAATGGATTGAACCATGCAATGAACAATAACTTAGCAAGATAAGAAACACTTACCGGTCCTTCGTTTAGCCTCTTTCACCACATAATCACAAAGACAAGGCTAGCCAAATCCTTCCAACACTTAAAAGTTTCTTAAAGATCAATGGCAACCTTCAATTTAGTCTTTGGAAAGGAACCAAGACGCCAAAACATGGTGCCTTTATCTTTAGGTCCCCCTCCAAAAACTTATACCAACTTAATTCTTCATACAAGCATGGTTCCTCCATTTCAACCACTTACAActatgtataatatattaaaaattaccatcaaaatttaattatttttgaggaCTCAAACCAACTAATCAACATTAAGAGTGGGACACTTGTCCCCaatctataaaataatttaaagtattGCTATCATTTgcataaaaagaataaaaaggagTCTCATTATTGATTTCCTTTCCACTTCCATCCATTTTCATGGGTCCATGTCTTAATTTGGATGTGATTGGGATTGGACAATGAGAGTCACATGTTATTGGATTATTAGTGATACTGTTCAACCCAGATCAAGCTATAGCCAGTTCTTCACCCAAGAGCAACACCAGCAGCACTGCCTTCCAGTTTTGCAATGGTGCCATCGAAGATTGCCTGATTGCAGACGACCAAAACGTTGAGTCGGAACAAGCAGCGACAACTCTAAACATAGCAGCAGCTTTACAGCCTTCTAGTCTAGTAGTTTAACTGCGGGAGAGGTAAAAGCTACACATCATGCCTTTCTGATCCAGGGCATTCTAAAATACTCGAACGTTGTCGTAGACTGCATCTCGGTATGAATCGTGCATGTCCCTCGTTTGTGGTTAATTTGGTTGATTAGGTCTAGttaatcaagttttaatgtattGTGTATTGTCTAATTAATGTCTTtctcttaataatctttttctctttacatATGTCTACAGATTTTAGAAGAAGATCATTTACCCTTGATTTCATGAAATTTATTGAAATGGGCATGTATACGATGTTTTTGTGTTAATCCCTGCAGCTTCTTGATTCTGAAAAATTTCACTTCTGATAGCATTTGAGTAATTCAAAAAGGGTTTGTTAATATTTTggatttacaa
The genomic region above belongs to Mangifera indica cultivar Alphonso chromosome 15, CATAS_Mindica_2.1, whole genome shotgun sequence and contains:
- the LOC123197848 gene encoding receptor-like protein kinase FERONIA: MENTCSTLLYSKIRSTLALLFFSFFIHLLVSAVAGDSPFAYKPVENIILACGSSDKDVSEDGRNLVGDVNSQYFSLQAQNSLSNASRSPQQPTTSSEKFYLKARFSSSPFTYIFNITPGPKFIRLYFFPTTYPHFDVSKAFFSVQANSFTLLKNFSASLTAAAADPGSQETVSKEYCVNVEEDGLNITFTPSPDYKKAYAFINGIEIVSMPSNLYYTEPQGIINRPFKFLGQVNPFSIDTSNALETIYRINVGGKHISPAEDTGMYRNWIEEGDRYLTEAKPGVKLVNNTINIRFDDHETPNYTAPVTVYQTAMSMGQNRTINENYNLTWEFPVDAGFTYFVRLHFCEFQIEITEVSRRTFMIYIANQTAETQVDIFEWSGGKGIPIYTQYAVLMAPRGDEKKQKLSIALHPAPRWMTNYSDAILNGLEIFKVDMNKNLAGPNPDWIPPASVPKTNPESARGKNKTTTIIAVVAGVASGFVVLSLLLLLIFRRSRHVKDWASSTVGTSFWIPFSASTTKSTKSRGLSLPSDLCTHFSLVEIKAATNNFDEAFIIGVGGFGNVYKGYINDASTPVAIKRLTPGSQQGALEFNTEIELLSRLRHLHLVSLIGYCNDHGEMILVYDYMSRGTLRDHLYNTDNPPLPWKQRLEICIGAARGLHYLHTGAKHVIIHRDVKTTNILLDEKWVAKVSDFGLSRFGPTTTSKTHVSTVVKGSIGYLDPEYYRLQHLTEKSDVYSFGVVLFEVLCARAPILRAVEKNQVSLAAWARQCYRSETVYEIIDPVLKGQITPECLKKFAEVAMSCLEDNGTRRPSMSDVVWGLEFALQLQETAEKQEKFKGGEEDITKGEVADEWDIESRSLFSSIGEHVLESKSVSTVTLTTSDEQSFIAGSREVSGGFFSEIMNPQGR